In Synechococcus sp. CC9616, the following are encoded in one genomic region:
- a CDS encoding 3'(2'),5'-bisphosphate nucleotidase CysQ, translated as MPSSALLPVGVSMDGLLAELRRLSWGAADILRAYARGEQPPHGFPRALRVEDGGEGPVSAADLAVNSWLLDGLSSAFPEAGWTLLSEETAKEQLTEGVPLAAEWLWILDPLDGTKDFLQGTGEYAVHLALVKEQRPVLGVVLLPEADELWIGVVGDEAWCEDRQGQRSPVRFSQRSELSDLILVASRSHRDERLEQLISALQLGGSLAVGSVGCKVATILRGETDLYISLSGRSAPKDWDMAAPEAVLLAAGGRFTHADLKDLSYNTGDVRQAGCLIASHGKAHTALGESATRAMSTIDPGFPV; from the coding sequence ATGCCCAGCTCTGCCCTTCTGCCTGTTGGCGTTTCCATGGATGGGCTTCTTGCTGAATTGAGACGGCTGAGCTGGGGTGCTGCCGACATCCTGCGTGCCTACGCCAGAGGCGAACAACCTCCCCATGGCTTCCCAAGGGCCCTTCGCGTTGAGGATGGAGGCGAAGGGCCCGTGTCGGCGGCTGATCTGGCCGTCAACAGCTGGTTGCTTGATGGCCTCAGCAGCGCATTTCCTGAGGCTGGCTGGACCCTTCTCAGCGAGGAAACGGCGAAAGAGCAGCTCACCGAGGGGGTGCCTCTGGCGGCTGAGTGGTTATGGATCCTTGATCCTCTGGATGGCACCAAGGATTTTCTACAAGGCACCGGTGAGTACGCCGTCCATCTCGCCCTCGTGAAAGAGCAACGGCCTGTGTTGGGTGTGGTGCTCTTGCCTGAAGCGGATGAACTGTGGATCGGTGTGGTTGGCGATGAGGCTTGGTGTGAGGACCGACAGGGGCAGCGCTCTCCCGTGCGCTTTAGCCAGCGCTCTGAGCTGTCGGATCTGATTCTTGTGGCCAGTCGCAGCCATCGGGATGAGCGCCTGGAGCAATTGATCTCGGCGCTACAGCTTGGCGGCTCGCTTGCGGTTGGAAGCGTTGGTTGCAAGGTGGCCACGATTCTTCGAGGTGAAACAGACCTCTACATCTCTCTCTCCGGTCGTAGTGCTCCCAAGGACTGGGATATGGCAGCCCCTGAAGCGGTTTTGCTGGCGGCCGGAGGACGATTCACCCACGCTGACCTGAAGGATCTCAGCTACAACACCGGCGATGTTCGGCAGGCAGGCTGCCTGATTGCCAGCCATGGAAAAGCCCACACCGCACTCGGTGAGAGTGCGACGCGGGCGATGTCCACCATTGATCCTGGCTTCCCCGTCTGA
- the rpmH gene encoding 50S ribosomal protein L34, translating to MTKRTLGGTSRKRKRVSGFRVRMRSHTGRRVIRTRRKRGRSRLAV from the coding sequence ATGACCAAACGAACCCTGGGGGGAACAAGCAGGAAGCGCAAACGGGTTTCCGGATTTCGGGTCCGCATGCGCTCGCATACCGGCCGCCGTGTGATCCGCACCCGCCGCAAGCGGGGTCGGTCCAGGCTCGCTGTCTGA
- the yidC gene encoding membrane protein insertase YidC, with protein MIGYISDNLLIPILDFFYGLVPSYGLAIVALTLVIRVALYPLSAGSIRSARRMRIAQPVIQKRQAEIKSRYADDIQKQQQELGKVMKEFGSPLAGCLPLLVQMPILFALFATLRGSPFADVPYTINVKVLPAEQIAAVEPKPFNSASHSIFIGETDHVPVIASLPRGNKIGVGDSASINLHTKDGRSFADVLQGAEDPSRFAPSWSLSKGDDVLSVSADGTITALAEGDATVEAKIPGLAARSGFLFIKALGQVGFYADGAINWDIAILVGSFGVTLFLSQLLSGMGMPANPQQATANKITPFMITGMFLFFPLPAGVLLYMVIANIFQGLQTFILTKEALPENLQTILDQQKAQQTVTATATSAGTVSDSRLPFEPKGGK; from the coding sequence GTGATCGGGTACATCTCCGACAACCTGCTCATCCCGATCCTGGATTTTTTCTACGGATTAGTTCCGAGTTATGGCCTGGCGATTGTGGCTCTCACGCTCGTGATCCGAGTCGCTCTGTATCCGCTCAGCGCTGGCTCGATTCGTAGTGCTCGGAGGATGAGGATCGCGCAACCCGTGATCCAGAAACGCCAGGCGGAGATCAAAAGTCGTTATGCCGACGACATCCAGAAACAGCAGCAAGAGCTGGGCAAGGTGATGAAGGAGTTCGGAAGCCCCCTGGCGGGCTGCCTGCCACTCCTTGTGCAGATGCCCATTCTGTTTGCACTGTTCGCCACATTGCGGGGCTCACCATTCGCAGATGTGCCCTACACGATCAACGTCAAGGTGCTTCCCGCGGAACAGATTGCGGCGGTTGAGCCGAAACCCTTCAACAGTGCCAGTCACTCCATCTTTATCGGCGAAACCGATCACGTGCCCGTGATCGCCAGCCTGCCTCGCGGCAACAAAATCGGTGTCGGCGACAGCGCCAGCATCAATCTGCACACCAAGGACGGCCGTTCCTTCGCGGACGTCCTTCAAGGCGCCGAGGACCCATCACGATTTGCCCCCAGCTGGAGCCTGAGCAAGGGAGACGACGTTCTCAGCGTCAGCGCGGATGGAACCATCACAGCTTTGGCCGAGGGAGATGCCACGGTTGAAGCCAAGATTCCCGGCCTGGCAGCCAGGAGCGGATTCCTGTTCATCAAGGCCCTTGGACAGGTCGGTTTCTATGCAGATGGAGCAATCAACTGGGACATCGCCATCCTGGTGGGATCCTTCGGAGTGACCTTGTTCCTCTCCCAACTGCTCTCCGGGATGGGGATGCCGGCCAACCCTCAGCAGGCCACGGCCAACAAGATCACCCCATTCATGATCACCGGGATGTTCCTGTTTTTCCCCCTGCCGGCAGGGGTCCTGCTCTACATGGTGATTGCCAATATCTTCCAGGGACTGCAAACCTTCATCCTCACCAAAGAAGCTCTGCCAGAGAATCTTCAAACCATTCTCGACCAGCAAAAGGCTCAGCAGACCGTGACAGCCACCGCCACATCCGCTGGCACGGTGAGTGACTCCCGCCTCCCCTTCGAACCAAAAGGCGGGAAATGA
- a CDS encoding DUF177 domain-containing protein — MIEGLEPVALQELRALAAPRTWSVDGQLNALKSLTPVRGELTAEHRGNVLSVEGELSTIVTLTCDRCLGQFNQQLNCQPSELIWLGDTPPSDEQLQESEEIAEMEGLVECLDPRGRFDPEQWVFEQLNLQLPVVNHCGGHCPGPPLPKEAGEASTNSDPIDPRWQALQQFQRE; from the coding sequence ATGATCGAAGGCCTGGAGCCGGTCGCCCTTCAGGAACTGAGAGCCCTCGCCGCTCCCCGTACCTGGTCTGTCGATGGCCAGCTCAATGCCTTGAAATCCCTTACCCCGGTGAGAGGAGAGCTCACAGCCGAACATCGCGGCAACGTCCTCTCAGTGGAAGGAGAGCTGTCCACAATCGTCACGCTGACGTGTGATCGATGTCTCGGCCAGTTCAATCAACAACTCAACTGCCAACCATCAGAATTGATCTGGCTCGGAGACACGCCTCCCTCCGACGAGCAATTGCAGGAATCCGAGGAGATTGCAGAGATGGAAGGGCTCGTTGAATGTCTTGATCCGCGGGGACGCTTCGATCCGGAGCAATGGGTGTTCGAACAACTGAATCTTCAATTGCCCGTGGTGAACCACTGCGGCGGTCACTGCCCTGGACCACCGCTGCCAAAGGAAGCCGGCGAAGCCTCCACCAACAGCGATCCAATCGATCCCCGCTGGCAGGCACTGCAGCAGTTTCAACGGGAATGA
- the serS gene encoding serine--tRNA ligase codes for MLDQRLVRDNPETITSALGRRGKAVDLTRLQLIAQQQRDLEETRSSLQADGNRIGKEVGKRIQSGANPKGDDVAALRREGNTIKQRVAVLEEEEKQLSNQLRDQLLTYPNLPAEDCPDGQDETNNVELRRWGTPREQKGLEEHWQIAERLGLFETERSVRIAQSRFVTLMGQGARLERALINFMLDLHTSKGYREVLPPVLVNSASLTGSGQLPKFAEESFRCAEDDLWLTPTAEVPVTSLHRDEIIPVDQLPLRYAAYSPCFRREAGSYGRDTRGLIRLHQFNKVELYWFVHPDQSADAHAQITADAEAVLQALELPYRVLDLCTGDLGFSAQRTYDLEVWLPGAGAYREISSCSVCGDFQARRSSIRTKEGKNTRLVHTLNGSGLAVGRTMAALLETGQQPDGTVRLPPALVPYVGSELLQPQ; via the coding sequence GTGCTCGACCAGCGCCTTGTGCGTGACAACCCCGAAACGATCACCAGTGCACTGGGGCGTCGCGGCAAGGCCGTCGATCTCACACGACTTCAGCTGATCGCTCAGCAGCAACGCGACCTCGAAGAGACGAGAAGCTCTTTACAAGCGGATGGAAACCGCATTGGCAAAGAAGTCGGTAAGCGCATCCAGAGCGGTGCCAATCCAAAAGGTGATGACGTTGCCGCCTTACGCCGGGAGGGCAACACCATCAAACAGCGGGTTGCCGTTCTGGAGGAGGAGGAAAAGCAGCTGTCGAATCAGCTTCGCGACCAGCTGCTCACATACCCGAATCTTCCCGCTGAGGACTGTCCTGATGGACAGGACGAAACCAACAATGTTGAGCTCCGGCGCTGGGGGACACCCCGTGAACAGAAGGGGCTCGAAGAGCACTGGCAGATCGCAGAACGGCTTGGACTGTTCGAAACGGAACGGTCCGTCCGGATTGCCCAGAGCCGCTTCGTCACCCTGATGGGCCAGGGAGCGCGCCTGGAGCGCGCCCTGATCAACTTCATGCTGGATCTGCACACCAGCAAGGGCTATCGCGAGGTGTTGCCACCGGTCCTGGTCAATTCAGCCAGCCTCACCGGTTCAGGCCAGCTCCCCAAATTTGCAGAGGAAAGCTTCCGGTGTGCCGAAGACGATCTCTGGCTGACGCCGACAGCTGAAGTCCCTGTGACGTCGCTCCATCGCGATGAAATCATCCCGGTCGATCAGCTGCCATTGCGCTACGCGGCCTACAGCCCCTGTTTCCGTCGGGAAGCTGGCAGTTATGGCAGGGACACTCGAGGATTGATCCGGCTGCATCAGTTCAACAAGGTGGAGCTCTACTGGTTTGTTCATCCCGACCAGTCGGCTGATGCACACGCTCAGATCACTGCCGATGCCGAAGCGGTTCTTCAGGCTCTCGAGCTGCCTTACCGGGTGCTGGACCTCTGCACCGGCGATCTGGGCTTCTCGGCTCAACGCACCTACGACCTGGAAGTCTGGCTGCCAGGTGCCGGTGCCTATCGGGAGATTTCAAGCTGCAGCGTTTGCGGAGACTTCCAGGCACGACGCTCATCGATCCGCACGAAGGAAGGGAAAAACACCCGTTTGGTGCACACCTTGAACGGCAGTGGGCTGGCGGTCGGGCGCACGATGGCAGCCCTGCTGGAAACAGGTCAGCAACCGGATGGGACCGTGCGCCTGCCCCCCGCTCTCGTCCCGTACGTCGGTAGCGAGCTATTGCAGCCACAATGA
- a CDS encoding ribonuclease P protein component: MALPTSMRLRGQRCFHRLHRNARRHHGQWMVLRTLNGDLSLLRPELRHRPAKCCRCAVVISSKVHKRAVRRNRLRRLFHAHLRTRLEQRVELAGRWLLISLRPGASDVEESQLLEECDSLLKSAGLE, from the coding sequence ATGGCGCTGCCCACTTCGATGCGACTGAGGGGGCAGCGTTGCTTTCACCGCCTTCACCGCAACGCCCGTCGTCACCACGGTCAGTGGATGGTGCTGCGCACTCTGAACGGTGATTTATCCCTGCTGAGGCCTGAGCTGCGTCACCGCCCTGCCAAATGCTGCCGTTGTGCAGTGGTGATCAGCAGCAAGGTGCACAAGCGTGCCGTCCGCCGCAACCGACTGCGGCGCCTCTTCCATGCCCACCTGAGAACACGCCTGGAGCAACGTGTTGAGCTGGCAGGTCGCTGGCTTCTGATCAGCCTTCGGCCGGGTGCATCCGACGTCGAAGAATCACAGTTACTGGAAGAATGCGACAGTCTGCTGAAGTCCGCCGGTCTGGAGTGA
- a CDS encoding AAA family ATPase, with protein sequence MSSVTWTAQLDLLIRSRTPLIWIRSSEESRVEALMLQATQRLQRRLAHWDFIEGLNGVLNTDGLGARQPMAVLQWLQQLEDGSPTVLLVKDFHRFCDDPGIARMLRNLSTHLRSTPHTLVLCTGGWNPPADLEEAITLLDLPLPEAEDLRQLLTSIASGSGAPLDPSVLEELTQACSGLSELRVRQVAARALARRGRLGADDLMEVLDEKRQTIARSEVLEFCNSENGTEAIGGLDALKAWLEQRHQAFSEDARRFGLPLPRGVLLVGPQGTGKSLTAKAIAGSWSMPLLRLDVGRLFAGLVGASEARTRETIQRAEAMAPCVLWIDEIDKGFGGDGRSDGGTSQRVLASVLTWMAEKSSPVFVVATANGIDRLPPELLRKGRFDEIFLLNLPSSEERRSILNLHLGRRRPGLSLPLDTVVSRSEGFSGAELEQTVIEAMHLAFAERRELMEADLIRAASQLIPLSRTASEQLETLKQWAAEGRARPASIATRNEA encoded by the coding sequence ATGAGCAGCGTCACCTGGACCGCTCAGCTCGATTTGCTGATCCGTTCCCGCACCCCACTGATCTGGATCCGCAGCAGCGAGGAAAGTCGCGTCGAAGCCCTGATGCTGCAAGCCACTCAACGCCTGCAGAGACGTCTGGCCCACTGGGATTTCATCGAAGGCCTCAACGGCGTCCTCAACACTGATGGCCTGGGGGCACGCCAGCCGATGGCAGTGCTGCAATGGCTGCAGCAGCTGGAGGACGGCAGCCCCACCGTGCTGCTGGTCAAAGACTTTCACCGGTTCTGCGATGACCCCGGCATCGCCAGGATGCTGCGCAATCTCAGCACCCATCTCCGCAGCACGCCCCACACCCTTGTGCTCTGCACTGGCGGCTGGAATCCACCGGCAGACCTTGAGGAAGCCATCACATTGCTCGACCTGCCGTTGCCTGAAGCGGAGGACCTGCGGCAACTCCTCACCAGCATCGCCTCAGGAAGCGGTGCACCCCTGGACCCCTCCGTTCTGGAGGAGCTCACGCAAGCCTGCAGCGGCCTCAGTGAACTGCGCGTCCGCCAGGTTGCGGCACGGGCGCTGGCACGCCGAGGTCGCCTGGGAGCGGATGATCTGATGGAGGTGCTGGACGAGAAACGTCAGACCATCGCTCGCAGCGAAGTGCTGGAGTTCTGCAACTCAGAAAACGGCACGGAAGCGATCGGAGGCCTCGATGCGCTGAAAGCCTGGCTGGAACAGCGGCATCAGGCCTTCTCAGAGGATGCGCGTCGTTTCGGACTGCCCCTGCCTCGCGGGGTGCTTCTTGTGGGGCCTCAGGGGACCGGCAAGTCGTTGACAGCTAAAGCAATCGCCGGGAGCTGGTCCATGCCTCTGCTGCGACTGGACGTCGGTCGGCTTTTCGCTGGACTGGTCGGTGCCAGCGAAGCAAGAACGCGCGAGACAATCCAACGCGCGGAAGCGATGGCACCCTGCGTGCTCTGGATCGATGAGATCGACAAGGGATTCGGAGGGGATGGTCGCAGCGACGGCGGCACCAGCCAACGCGTCCTCGCCAGCGTGCTCACCTGGATGGCTGAAAAATCATCGCCGGTGTTCGTGGTGGCGACGGCCAATGGAATTGACCGCTTGCCACCCGAACTGCTGCGCAAGGGGCGTTTCGACGAAATCTTTCTCCTGAATCTTCCCAGCAGCGAGGAGCGCCGAAGCATCCTCAATCTGCATCTGGGACGACGCCGGCCCGGTCTGTCGCTGCCGTTGGACACCGTAGTGAGCCGCAGCGAGGGTTTCTCTGGTGCGGAACTGGAGCAGACGGTGATCGAAGCGATGCATCTGGCCTTCGCCGAGCGACGGGAACTGATGGAAGCCGATCTCATCCGAGCCGCATCACAGCTCATTCCCCTGTCACGCACGGCAAGCGAACAGCTGGAGACCCTCAAGCAGTGGGCCGCAGAAGGCCGCGCACGACCCGCTTCCATTGCGACACGTAACGAAGCCTGA
- a CDS encoding polyribonucleotide nucleotidyltransferase gives MQGQTQSISFDGREIRLTTGRFAPQAGGSVLVECGDTSVLVTSTRSGGREGIDFLPLICDYEERLYAAGRIPGSYMRRESRPPERATLTARLIDRPMRPLFPAWLRDDLQVVATCLSLDERVPADVLAVTGASIATLLAKIPFNGPMAAVRVGLLGDDFVLNPSYREIERGDLDLVVAGTPDGVVMVEAGANQLPEGDVIEAIDFGYEAICELIKAQQNLLKDLGIDQVKVEAPDEDKTLPTFLSKQCTKGISEVLKKFDQSKEQRDKALDEVKSAAAEAISALKEDDAVRKAVASNSKLMGNSFKALTKSLMRQQILKDGKRVDGRGLDEVRQISAMAGVLPRRVHGSGLFQRGLTQVLSTATLGTPSDAQEMDDLHPNTEKIYLHHYNFPPYSVGETRPMRSPGRREIGHGALAERAILPVLPEKDTFPYVVRVVSEVLSSNGSTSMGSVCGSTLSLMDAGVPLKAPVSGAAMGLIKEGKEVRILTDIQGIEDFLGDMDFKVAGTEKGITALQMDMKITGLSVSTVAEAVNQARPARLHILEKMLEAIAAPRDVLSPHAPRLLSFRIDPELIGTVIGPGGRTIKGITERTNTKIDIEDSGIVTIASHDGAAAEEAQRIIEGLTRKVNEGELFTGSITRIIPIGAFVEILPGKEGMIHISQLSEARVEKVDDVVKVGDEVTVRVREIDNRGRINLTLRGVPQNGEGGELEPVPTPVAPLN, from the coding sequence GTGCAAGGACAAACCCAGTCGATCTCGTTTGACGGACGTGAGATTCGACTGACCACCGGGCGATTTGCCCCCCAAGCGGGAGGTTCCGTCTTGGTTGAATGCGGAGACACCTCCGTTCTCGTGACCTCCACCCGTTCAGGCGGACGGGAAGGCATCGACTTTCTACCCCTCATTTGCGATTACGAGGAGCGTCTTTACGCAGCAGGACGCATTCCGGGGAGCTATATGCGGCGGGAAAGTCGCCCTCCGGAGCGCGCCACCCTGACCGCGCGCCTGATTGACAGGCCGATGCGGCCTCTCTTCCCGGCCTGGTTGCGAGACGACCTGCAGGTCGTCGCCACTTGCCTGTCTCTTGATGAGCGGGTTCCTGCCGATGTGCTCGCCGTGACGGGAGCCTCGATCGCAACCCTGCTCGCGAAGATTCCGTTCAACGGCCCGATGGCTGCAGTGCGTGTGGGTCTGCTCGGGGACGACTTCGTTCTGAATCCCAGCTACAGGGAAATCGAGCGAGGCGATCTGGATCTTGTCGTCGCCGGGACACCGGATGGCGTGGTGATGGTGGAAGCGGGAGCCAACCAATTACCGGAAGGCGATGTCATTGAAGCCATCGACTTCGGCTATGAGGCGATTTGCGAACTGATCAAGGCACAACAGAACCTGCTGAAAGACCTGGGCATCGATCAGGTGAAAGTCGAGGCGCCTGATGAAGACAAGACCCTGCCGACCTTCCTGAGCAAGCAGTGCACCAAGGGCATCAGCGAGGTGCTCAAGAAATTCGATCAGAGCAAGGAGCAACGCGACAAGGCTCTTGATGAAGTGAAGAGTGCTGCGGCAGAAGCCATTTCAGCGCTGAAGGAGGACGATGCCGTCCGCAAGGCCGTCGCCTCCAATTCCAAGTTGATGGGCAACAGCTTCAAGGCCCTCACCAAGAGCCTGATGCGCCAGCAGATCCTCAAGGACGGCAAGCGCGTGGACGGCCGTGGACTGGACGAAGTGCGCCAGATCAGTGCCATGGCTGGAGTTCTGCCAAGGCGGGTGCATGGATCCGGCCTGTTCCAGCGGGGGCTGACCCAGGTGCTCTCCACCGCCACGCTGGGAACACCGAGTGATGCCCAGGAGATGGATGACCTCCATCCCAACACCGAAAAGATTTATCTGCACCACTACAACTTCCCCCCCTACTCCGTCGGCGAGACACGCCCGATGCGTTCACCCGGACGCCGAGAGATTGGGCATGGAGCTCTGGCCGAACGCGCGATTCTTCCGGTGCTGCCCGAGAAAGACACCTTCCCTTATGTGGTGCGTGTGGTGAGCGAAGTGCTCAGTTCCAATGGCTCGACCTCCATGGGGTCGGTCTGCGGCAGCACCCTCTCGCTGATGGATGCCGGTGTACCCCTCAAGGCCCCTGTGAGCGGAGCAGCGATGGGACTCATCAAGGAAGGCAAGGAAGTTCGCATCCTCACGGACATCCAGGGCATTGAGGATTTCCTCGGCGACATGGATTTCAAGGTGGCTGGAACCGAGAAGGGAATCACCGCCCTGCAGATGGACATGAAGATCACAGGTCTGTCGGTGAGCACAGTCGCGGAAGCGGTGAATCAGGCCCGTCCTGCTCGCCTCCACATCCTCGAGAAGATGCTGGAAGCCATTGCGGCTCCAAGGGATGTGCTCTCTCCCCATGCGCCGCGTCTGCTGAGTTTCCGAATCGATCCTGAGCTGATTGGCACCGTGATCGGCCCTGGAGGCCGCACGATCAAGGGCATCACAGAGCGCACCAACACCAAGATCGACATCGAGGACAGCGGCATCGTCACCATCGCCTCCCATGACGGAGCGGCAGCGGAGGAAGCGCAACGGATCATCGAGGGACTGACCCGCAAGGTGAATGAAGGCGAACTGTTCACCGGATCGATCACTCGCATCATTCCGATCGGCGCCTTTGTGGAAATCCTTCCCGGCAAAGAGGGCATGATCCACATCTCGCAGCTCTCGGAAGCTCGCGTGGAGAAGGTCGACGATGTGGTGAAGGTCGGTGATGAGGTCACCGTGCGCGTCCGCGAGATCGACAACCGCGGACGCATCAACCTCACTCTTCGCGGCGTCCCTCAGAACGGCGAAGGTGGTGAGCTTGAGCCGGTACCCACGCCGGTCGCGCCCCTGAACTGA
- the rpsN gene encoding 30S ribosomal protein S14 — protein MAKKSMIARDVKRKKLVERYAAKRAALMKALNAAGDPMERLEIHRKIQALPRNSAPNRVRNRCWATGKPRGVYRDFGLCRNQLRERAHKGELPGVVKSSW, from the coding sequence ATGGCCAAGAAGTCGATGATCGCCCGCGATGTGAAGCGCAAGAAGCTCGTGGAGCGTTACGCGGCCAAGCGTGCGGCACTGATGAAGGCCCTCAATGCCGCTGGGGATCCCATGGAACGTCTTGAGATTCACCGCAAGATTCAGGCATTACCTCGCAACAGTGCACCCAACCGTGTTCGCAACCGTTGCTGGGCTACCGGCAAGCCTCGGGGTGTTTACAGAGATTTCGGCCTTTGCCGCAATCAGTTGAGGGAGCGGGCTCACAAAGGTGAGCTTCCCGGCGTGGTGAAGTCCAGCTGGTGA
- the rseP gene encoding RIP metalloprotease RseP, with protein MNVFAAIAVLAFLIVVHEAGHFFAATLQGIRVNGFSIGFGPALIKRQRQGVTYAIRLLPLGGFVSFPDDDDDSSIPADDPDLMRNRPIPQRALVISAGVLANLLLALVVLFGQTALVGLPADPDPGVLIIDVQKGGAADLAGLRPGDKILAIDGEQLGTGQAGVQAMVEEIKAAPGEVLTINRQRNQSEQSINLQPLDEGGSGRIGAQLQANVNGRSRPANGPVEVITHTVSEFRQLLQQTLMGYGGLIRDFRGHASQLSGPVKIVEIGAQLSEQGGSGLVFFMALISINLAVLNAFPVPLLDGGQMFLLLLEGLRGRPVPERWQLAYLQSGFLLIVGLTVVLIVRDTSQLPLVQQLITR; from the coding sequence ATGAACGTGTTCGCGGCTATTGCGGTGCTGGCCTTCCTGATCGTGGTTCATGAAGCCGGTCACTTCTTCGCTGCCACGCTCCAGGGGATCCGTGTCAACGGCTTCTCAATCGGATTCGGCCCGGCACTGATCAAACGTCAACGACAGGGCGTGACCTACGCGATCCGGCTGCTGCCCCTGGGTGGGTTCGTCTCCTTCCCTGATGACGACGACGACAGTTCCATTCCTGCCGATGATCCCGATCTGATGCGCAATCGGCCGATTCCTCAGCGGGCGCTGGTGATCTCAGCAGGTGTGCTGGCCAATCTGCTGCTGGCGCTTGTGGTGTTGTTCGGCCAGACCGCATTGGTCGGTTTGCCGGCGGATCCGGATCCTGGTGTTCTGATCATCGATGTCCAGAAAGGAGGAGCAGCTGACCTTGCTGGCCTCAGACCCGGGGACAAAATCCTGGCGATCGATGGCGAACAGCTCGGCACAGGCCAGGCCGGCGTACAGGCCATGGTCGAGGAGATCAAAGCCGCTCCCGGAGAAGTCCTCACCATCAACAGGCAGCGCAACCAAAGCGAGCAGAGCATCAACCTTCAACCCCTCGACGAGGGAGGATCAGGCCGGATCGGAGCGCAACTGCAGGCCAATGTGAACGGGCGAAGCCGCCCTGCCAACGGTCCTGTTGAGGTGATCACCCATACCGTCTCGGAGTTTCGTCAGCTCCTGCAGCAGACCCTGATGGGTTATGGCGGGCTGATCCGTGATTTCCGAGGCCACGCAAGTCAGTTGAGCGGCCCGGTGAAAATTGTTGAGATCGGTGCGCAGCTGAGCGAGCAGGGGGGCTCAGGTTTGGTGTTTTTCATGGCCCTGATTTCCATCAATCTGGCCGTGCTCAATGCCTTTCCTGTTCCCCTGCTGGATGGCGGACAGATGTTCCTGCTCTTGCTTGAGGGACTGCGAGGTCGTCCGGTCCCGGAACGTTGGCAGCTGGCTTACCTGCAATCAGGTTTTCTGCTGATCGTTGGTCTCACCGTCGTTCTGATCGTGCGGGACACCAGTCAACTTCCGCTGGTACAACAGCTGATCACCCGCTGA
- a CDS encoding PH domain-containing protein produces MTTTSAEQVHYEGGPARGDLIFNLLLGFTLIALPFTIGAIVRAIWLRFRITSRRVSVTGGWLGRDKTQVVYSQIKEVRSVPRGFGAWGDMVLVLNDGARLELRSVPRFRDVETYILERIAERQSISDQKSVEGFAA; encoded by the coding sequence ATGACAACCACCTCCGCTGAACAGGTTCACTACGAGGGAGGTCCCGCTCGTGGCGATCTGATCTTCAACCTGCTGCTGGGCTTCACCTTGATTGCCCTGCCTTTCACCATTGGAGCGATCGTGCGCGCGATCTGGCTGCGTTTCCGCATCACCAGTCGCAGGGTCTCGGTGACCGGTGGCTGGCTTGGCCGGGACAAGACCCAGGTCGTTTACAGCCAGATCAAAGAGGTGCGCAGCGTGCCCCGCGGATTTGGCGCCTGGGGAGACATGGTCCTGGTTCTCAATGATGGTGCACGGCTGGAATTGCGTTCCGTTCCCAGGTTCCGTGATGTGGAGACCTACATCCTGGAACGCATTGCAGAACGCCAATCCATCTCTGATCAGAAGTCGGTCGAAGGCTTCGCAGCCTGA
- a CDS encoding DUF2808 domain-containing protein produces MIRSLLFKSSVAVAGGLALLGGMAGLNSRPAMSQGTSGLLEFRWDSSKDYRRLYYYQTSNIENDRSEWYLTLREKDRKTAILKLTVTVPDYFDAKLKPHRMALCKVTKGSMLRRTKCLEKVPATIEVNDNQTAIEVFPDQPVPIDGDYALLIKMFNPQGQRMYQFNALVQAPGDVPMSGYRGSWLVDMD; encoded by the coding sequence ATGATCCGGTCCCTTCTGTTCAAAAGCTCTGTCGCCGTTGCCGGTGGTCTTGCACTGCTGGGAGGCATGGCTGGCCTCAACTCCAGACCGGCCATGTCGCAGGGCACCTCCGGCCTGCTGGAATTCCGCTGGGACAGCAGCAAGGACTACCGCCGGCTGTACTACTACCAGACCTCAAACATTGAGAACGATCGCTCTGAGTGGTACCTGACCCTTCGTGAAAAGGACCGCAAGACCGCCATCCTGAAGCTGACGGTGACTGTGCCGGACTACTTCGATGCCAAGTTGAAGCCGCATCGCATGGCTCTTTGCAAGGTCACCAAAGGGAGCATGCTCAGACGCACCAAGTGCCTCGAAAAGGTTCCAGCGACCATCGAAGTGAACGACAACCAAACCGCCATTGAGGTTTTTCCGGATCAACCCGTGCCCATTGATGGCGATTACGCCCTGCTGATCAAGATGTTCAATCCTCAGGGTCAGCGCATGTATCAGTTCAACGCTCTTGTCCAGGCACCTGGGGACGTCCCGATGTCCGGTTACCGGGGCAGCTGGCTGGTCGACATGGACTGA